The proteins below come from a single Candidatus Schekmanbacteria bacterium RIFCSPLOWO2_02_FULL_38_14 genomic window:
- a CDS encoding DNA repair protein RadA: MKDKTFYECQSCGYQSSKWLGKCPDCKSWNSFVVQKETNFQTVLPKSFSSYEPVPPSSLSGIEVFQERRIKSEIEELDQVLGGGIVEGSTILIGGTPGIGKSTLLLQIMGKVCSKGITGLYISGEESITQLKMRASRLHLTSSNLYLVAETCYEYFLEHIEKINPRVIVVDSIQTVFTTQIPGAPGSLSQVREIAGFLMMLAKKKNLPVFISGHVTKEGSIAGPKTLEHIVDTVLYFEGDEGNYYRILRTVKNRYGSTNEIGIFEMKDDGLYEVKNPSKIFLSDCSGKASGSAIVCSIEGTRPMLVELQALVTRSSFAVPQRVIKGIDSKRTSLLIAVLEKKLGLRLASQDIFINVVGGVEIDEPASDLGTVVAIASSLKDKPLNPYTVFTGEIGLAGEIRSVSRIELRINEVEKLGYKKMVLPEANLKNISFNGKLDLIGVNSIKDAIEMTI; the protein is encoded by the coding sequence ATGAAAGACAAAACCTTTTACGAATGTCAGAGTTGCGGTTATCAGTCATCAAAGTGGCTTGGGAAATGCCCTGACTGCAAAAGCTGGAATTCCTTTGTTGTACAAAAGGAAACTAATTTCCAGACCGTTCTTCCAAAATCCTTTTCAAGTTATGAGCCTGTTCCTCCCTCATCGCTTTCAGGCATTGAGGTCTTTCAGGAACGGAGGATAAAATCAGAAATTGAAGAACTTGACCAGGTCCTGGGAGGAGGGATAGTAGAAGGCTCTACAATCTTAATTGGAGGAACCCCCGGCATTGGCAAATCCACGCTTCTCCTTCAGATAATGGGCAAAGTCTGCAGCAAAGGCATTACAGGGCTCTACATATCAGGAGAAGAATCCATAACCCAGCTTAAAATGAGGGCATCAAGGCTGCACCTTACTTCCTCAAACCTTTACCTTGTTGCTGAAACCTGCTATGAATATTTTCTTGAGCATATAGAAAAAATAAATCCAAGGGTCATTGTGGTTGACTCAATTCAAACTGTGTTCACAACACAGATTCCAGGAGCACCCGGTTCCCTGTCTCAGGTAAGGGAAATAGCAGGATTCCTGATGATGCTTGCAAAAAAGAAAAATCTCCCGGTTTTCATCTCAGGCCATGTTACAAAAGAAGGAAGCATTGCAGGCCCAAAAACCCTTGAGCACATAGTAGATACTGTTCTCTATTTTGAAGGAGACGAAGGGAACTATTACAGAATTTTAAGGACAGTCAAAAACAGATACGGCTCAACAAACGAAATAGGAATTTTTGAAATGAAGGATGACGGGCTTTATGAGGTTAAAAACCCTTCAAAGATATTCCTCTCTGATTGCTCGGGAAAAGCCTCAGGTTCTGCGATTGTCTGCTCAATAGAAGGAACAAGACCTATGCTTGTTGAATTACAGGCTCTTGTAACAAGGTCGAGCTTTGCTGTCCCCCAGAGGGTGATAAAGGGAATTGACAGCAAGAGGACTTCGCTTCTAATAGCAGTTCTTGAAAAAAAGCTTGGATTAAGGCTTGCAAGCCAGGATATATTCATAAATGTTGTTGGAGGAGTTGAGATAGACGAGCCTGCGTCTGATCTTGGAACAGTAGTGGCAATCGCTTCAAGCCTGAAGGATAAGCCGCTAAACCCCTATACTGTTTTTACAGGGGAAATCGGGCTTGCAGGAGAGATAAGGTCTGTCAGCAGAATTGAGCTCAGGATAAATGAAGTTGAGAAACTTGGATATAAAAAAATGGTTCTGCCTGAAGCTAATTTGAAAAATATATCATTCAATGGTAAGCTTGACCTGATAGGTGTTAATTCTATAAAGGATGCGATTGAGATGACAATTTAA
- a CDS encoding methionine--tRNA ligase, which translates to MGKSFYITTPIYYVNDVPHIGHAYTSVACDVVARAKRLQGYNVVFATGTDEHGQKVEKAATASNETPISLANRVVERFKSLWIKLDISYDDFIRTTEPRHSKAVAEIFKTVYQKGDIYLGEYEDWYCTPCETFLTETQLNQGNCPDCGRKPDRLKEESYFFRMSKYQDSLLEYYRKNPDFIKPRSRMNEIVSFVQGGLKDLSISRTSFKWGIPVPLNEKHVIYVWFDALANYLTIAGYPDNNEKFQNTWPADVHVIGKDILRFHAVYWPAFLMSAGIDLPKKVFAHGWWTVEGTKMSKSLMNVVEPNRLIDEFGADPLRYFLLREVPFGLDGNFSMEAFVQRYNADLANDLGNLFSRALTILQKYHNGEVPEMPAAGRLVEEEKETENLKGKALQTLEDATKHISELAFNRALISIWDLINAANKYIDSSAPWALAKKGENEKLAFVSNTIARLLKAITILISPFMPSTAEKMWHQMGFDSSLQKISVIDEKFFWNIKHGLKTISPSPLFPRMEKKNKKEEAEKMIEQKGTTPESDLITIEDFQKVNLRVGKIISAERVPKAEKLLKIEIDLGAEKRTILAGIAKSYAPEKLIGKSAVIVANLKPAKLFGIESQGMLLAASKGDELRIVTFEDDADIGAKVK; encoded by the coding sequence ATGGGAAAATCTTTTTATATAACCACGCCAATATATTACGTAAATGACGTGCCCCACATTGGACACGCATACACATCTGTAGCCTGCGATGTCGTTGCAAGGGCAAAAAGGCTTCAGGGGTATAATGTTGTATTTGCAACAGGAACAGACGAGCACGGGCAGAAGGTGGAAAAAGCTGCTACTGCATCAAACGAAACTCCAATCAGCCTCGCAAACAGGGTTGTTGAAAGATTTAAAAGCTTGTGGATAAAACTTGATATTTCCTATGACGATTTCATCAGAACTACTGAACCAAGGCACTCAAAGGCTGTTGCAGAGATTTTTAAAACCGTTTATCAGAAGGGAGATATTTATCTTGGCGAATACGAGGACTGGTACTGCACGCCCTGCGAAACCTTTCTCACAGAAACACAGCTTAATCAGGGGAACTGTCCTGACTGCGGAAGAAAGCCTGACAGGCTGAAGGAAGAGAGCTACTTTTTCAGAATGTCAAAATATCAGGATTCTCTTCTTGAATACTACAGAAAAAATCCTGACTTCATAAAGCCCCGTTCAAGAATGAATGAAATCGTCTCTTTTGTACAGGGAGGACTTAAGGATTTAAGCATCAGCAGAACATCTTTCAAATGGGGAATTCCTGTGCCGTTAAATGAAAAACACGTAATCTATGTCTGGTTTGACGCTCTTGCGAACTACCTTACAATAGCGGGCTATCCCGATAACAATGAGAAATTTCAAAATACATGGCCTGCTGATGTTCACGTGATAGGAAAAGATATTTTGAGGTTCCACGCTGTGTACTGGCCTGCCTTTCTGATGTCAGCAGGAATTGACCTTCCAAAAAAAGTTTTTGCCCACGGCTGGTGGACAGTTGAGGGAACAAAAATGTCCAAATCCCTTATGAATGTTGTTGAACCGAACCGTTTGATTGATGAATTCGGGGCTGACCCGCTAAGATATTTTCTCCTGAGAGAGGTTCCTTTCGGGCTTGACGGAAATTTTTCAATGGAGGCTTTTGTCCAGCGCTACAATGCAGACCTTGCAAATGATTTGGGAAATCTCTTTTCAAGGGCATTGACAATTCTCCAAAAGTACCATAACGGCGAAGTCCCGGAAATGCCTGCTGCAGGAAGATTGGTCGAAGAAGAAAAGGAAACGGAAAACTTGAAAGGAAAGGCTTTGCAAACTTTAGAAGATGCAACAAAACATATTTCAGAGCTTGCATTTAACCGGGCATTGATTTCCATATGGGATTTAATCAATGCTGCAAATAAATATATTGATTCCTCTGCGCCTTGGGCTTTGGCGAAAAAAGGAGAAAATGAAAAGCTTGCATTTGTCTCAAACACCATTGCAAGGCTTTTAAAAGCCATAACAATTCTCATTTCCCCGTTCATGCCTTCAACTGCTGAAAAAATGTGGCATCAGATGGGGTTTGACAGTAGCTTGCAGAAAATCTCAGTAATTGATGAAAAATTTTTCTGGAATATTAAACACGGATTAAAAACAATTTCTCCATCACCTCTTTTCCCCAGAATGGAAAAGAAGAACAAGAAAGAAGAAGCAGAAAAGATGATAGAACAGAAAGGAACTACACCTGAATCAGATTTAATCACAATAGAAGATTTCCAAAAAGTTAATCTCAGAGTTGGAAAAATAATCTCGGCAGAAAGAGTCCCAAAAGCTGAAAAGCTTTTAAAGATTGAAATAGATTTAGGCGCTGAAAAAAGGACAATTCTCGCAGGGATTGCAAAAAGCTATGCCCCTGAAAAACTCATTGGCAAATCAGCTGTAATTGTTGCCAATCTGAAGCCTGCAAAACTCTTTGGTATAGAATCACAGGGAATGCTTCTTGCTGCTTCAAAGGGAGATGAGCTGAGGATTGTTACCTTTGAAGATGATGCTGACATTGGAGCAAAGGTAAAATGA
- a CDS encoding radical SAM protein, which yields MIIDSHAHLEMPQFREDLREVLDRASEAGVSFIITTGSTLQSCYDAVSLCNDERVYAAVGIHPHDTSTINQNTYREIESLCRNRKVVAIGEIGLDFTKKYSPADIQKKEFINQLRLAKRLNLPVIVHDREAHDDIRRILEDETSGLNGVIHCFSGNLEFAKEVLNFGFYIGIGGTITYPNAKALREVAKIIPVEKILVETDCPYLAPQLYRGKRNEPSFLPLVVKEIARIKGLSFGDVARITSLNANTIFNLIESPPKPEIAYRIRNSLYLNVTSRCTNECIFCERNNYPIVKGHYLKLNTEPSEEELISSIGNPVKYDEIVFCGYGEPLLKLETVKNVSKWIKEKGGKVRINTNGQGNLIHKRNIIPELKGLVDSISVSLNAETGEKYHTLCHSMFGPKAYEEIIKFVRECKNHIPSVTVSIVGMRDVNVDECKKIADELGVGFRVREYNEVG from the coding sequence ATGATAATTGACTCCCACGCCCACCTTGAGATGCCGCAATTCAGGGAGGATTTAAGAGAAGTACTGGACAGGGCGTCAGAAGCAGGAGTAAGTTTTATCATAACCACAGGCTCAACCCTTCAGTCATGCTATGATGCAGTAAGCTTGTGTAATGATGAAAGGGTTTATGCAGCAGTTGGAATCCATCCCCACGACACCTCAACCATTAATCAGAACACATACAGAGAAATAGAGTCCCTGTGCAGGAACAGAAAAGTTGTGGCAATTGGGGAAATCGGGCTTGATTTTACAAAAAAATATTCTCCGGCTGATATCCAGAAAAAAGAGTTCATAAACCAGCTAAGGCTTGCAAAGAGATTAAATCTTCCTGTTATTGTGCACGACAGGGAAGCCCACGACGATATTCGCAGAATATTGGAAGATGAGACTTCAGGGCTCAATGGTGTCATTCACTGTTTTTCAGGAAATCTGGAATTTGCAAAAGAGGTTTTGAATTTTGGTTTCTACATAGGGATTGGAGGGACAATAACATATCCGAATGCAAAAGCCCTGAGAGAAGTTGCCAAAATTATTCCTGTTGAAAAAATTCTTGTTGAAACAGATTGTCCATATCTTGCGCCCCAGCTTTACAGAGGGAAAAGGAACGAGCCGTCATTCCTTCCGTTAGTTGTTAAGGAAATAGCCAGAATAAAAGGGCTCTCATTTGGAGATGTTGCAAGGATAACCTCCCTTAATGCAAACACAATTTTTAACCTGATAGAATCTCCTCCAAAACCTGAAATTGCTTACAGAATAAGAAATTCACTCTACCTGAATGTAACATCAAGATGCACAAATGAATGTATTTTCTGTGAAAGAAATAATTATCCGATAGTCAAGGGACATTACTTAAAGCTGAACACTGAGCCCTCGGAAGAGGAATTAATCTCCTCAATTGGCAACCCGGTAAAATATGATGAAATAGTTTTCTGCGGTTATGGCGAGCCTCTTCTTAAGCTTGAAACAGTAAAAAATGTCTCGAAATGGATAAAAGAAAAAGGCGGGAAAGTAAGGATTAATACAAACGGACAGGGAAACCTCATCCACAAAAGAAATATAATACCGGAGCTCAAAGGCTTGGTAGATTCAATCTCAGTAAGCCTTAATGCCGAAACAGGCGAAAAATACCACACACTCTGCCATTCAATGTTTGGACCGAAAGCCTATGAAGAAATCATAAAGTTTGTCAGAGAATGCAAAAACCATATCCCTTCAGTAACCGTGAGCATTGTTGGGATGAGAGATGTGAATGTTGATGAATGCAAAAAAATTGCTGATGAACTGGGTGTTGGTTTTCGTGTGAGAGAATATAACGAAGTAGGATAG
- a CDS encoding anion transporter — MSQPVDTRPFWAILLSKIYRPAVFAFVIILFLFIIKMPTPDGLTEEGQRAIAVFSVCLILWVTSLIPLQITSLLAIILLPLMGIMDSKKAYSLFGNEAVFFILGAFILAAAMMASGLSTRLALAVLSRFDKTPKSLLLAMFLFPAFLSFLMSEHAVAAMMFPITLEIAKSLKLSTNDSNYGKAIFLAPTWGVIIGGVATFLGGARNPLAVGILKETTGKSIGFFEWMIAVVPTVMVMLCIAFFLLLKFFKPEIDDIKNAREVLEHKNKELGNLSKNEKGIAILMVITIFCWIFFGEKIGLANIAIAAVVLTFVFKLVKWKHVEQYVNWGIILMYGGAIALGFGIEKSGAAQWAASVTISSFVTSPFFVIIILSSLSLLLTEGVSNSAVVAILMPVGISIAKSYNIDPKIITLIIAVPSGLDFCLPMGTPANAIAYSSGYIKLKDLLVPGAVLGIVSLLVFLLMVKFYWPMLGMNI; from the coding sequence ATGAGTCAACCGGTTGATACAAGGCCATTTTGGGCAATACTTCTATCCAAAATATACAGACCTGCGGTTTTTGCCTTTGTTATTATCCTCTTTTTGTTTATCATTAAAATGCCAACCCCTGATGGTTTAACAGAGGAAGGTCAGAGGGCAATAGCAGTTTTTTCAGTCTGCCTTATACTATGGGTTACAAGCCTGATTCCACTTCAGATAACAAGCCTACTTGCTATCATACTTTTACCTCTTATGGGAATAATGGATAGCAAAAAGGCATATTCACTTTTTGGAAATGAAGCGGTTTTTTTTATACTTGGAGCATTTATCCTTGCGGCAGCAATGATGGCTTCAGGGCTTTCAACACGTTTAGCCCTTGCTGTTTTAAGCCGCTTTGATAAGACTCCAAAGAGTCTTCTTCTTGCAATGTTCCTTTTTCCGGCTTTTCTTTCATTCCTGATGTCAGAGCACGCAGTTGCGGCAATGATGTTTCCAATTACTTTAGAAATAGCAAAAAGTCTTAAGCTTTCCACTAATGACAGTAACTATGGCAAGGCGATTTTTTTGGCTCCTACCTGGGGTGTTATAATAGGCGGAGTGGCAACATTTTTAGGAGGTGCAAGGAATCCTTTAGCTGTCGGAATATTAAAGGAAACAACAGGTAAGTCAATAGGATTTTTTGAATGGATGATTGCTGTGGTTCCAACAGTCATGGTAATGCTTTGCATAGCATTTTTTCTGTTGTTGAAATTTTTTAAACCTGAGATTGATGACATTAAAAATGCAAGAGAAGTTCTTGAACATAAAAATAAAGAGCTCGGAAATCTCTCAAAAAATGAAAAAGGCATAGCAATACTGATGGTTATTACGATCTTTTGCTGGATATTTTTCGGAGAGAAGATAGGGCTTGCAAATATTGCTATTGCAGCAGTTGTCCTGACCTTTGTTTTTAAACTTGTTAAGTGGAAACATGTTGAGCAATATGTTAATTGGGGAATCATACTTATGTACGGGGGCGCCATAGCTCTTGGATTTGGCATTGAAAAAAGCGGCGCTGCGCAGTGGGCTGCTTCTGTAACAATAAGCAGCTTTGTAACATCTCCATTTTTTGTAATAATAATTTTATCATCTCTTTCTTTACTTCTTACTGAAGGAGTGAGTAACTCGGCCGTTGTTGCAATACTGATGCCGGTTGGAATTAGCATTGCAAAGAGCTATAACATTGACCCAAAAATTATTACCCTTATAATTGCTGTACCTTCAGGATTAGATTTTTGTCTACCAATGGGAACTCCGGCAAATGCGATTGCTTATTCATCAGGATATATAAAATTGAAAGATTTACTTGTGCCGGGGGCTGTTTTAGGAATTGTGTCGCTTCTGGTATTTTTATTGATGGTAAAATTTTACTGGCCTATGCTTGGGATGAACATATAA
- a CDS encoding DNA ligase (NAD(+)) LigA: MAIKNIKEKIEKLREEINYHNYRYYVLDDPEVSDAEYDALFRELKKLEERYPELVTPDSPTQRVGALPLEEFPKFTHSSQMLSLEDAFEEKDVLDFDERIKRLLKTSDDISYIAEPKIDGLAVNLVYENGTFICGATRGDGTTGEDITANLKTVKAIPLKMMKSDRSFPQRIEIRGEVYMSLKEFSNLNKLREKKREPLFANPRNAAAGSARQLDSKIIAERNLNVFFYGVGEKRGVDFKTQWEILETLKKWGFRINPEVKRCKPIDEVFRFYERIKEKREKLGYEIDGIVIKVDSLEFQERLGVRTRSPRWALAFKYEPQQAATQIEEIRVQVGRTGALTPVAILKPVRVGGVEVSRATLHNMDEIERKDVREGDTVIIQRAGDVIPEVLKPLVEKRNGREKKFKMPDKCPVCSSTVVKDGAVHRCTGISCSAQIKELIRHFASRGAMDIEGLGEKLVDQLVEKGLVKNIADIYSLRKEELAGLERMAEKSAQNIVDAIERSKGISFERFLYAMGIRLVGEFVSKLLARNFKNIDELKNTTEEELLKIEGIGPEVAASVINFFQQKGNLEVIRKILDKGVRIEEVTKRAGVREGVSGKNFVFTGTLNSIKRDEAERKVEELGGKASSSVSRNTDCVVAGEEPGSKVKKAEELGVRIISEEEFLKLIGR; this comes from the coding sequence ATGGCTATAAAAAACATAAAAGAAAAAATTGAAAAGCTTAGGGAAGAAATAAATTACCACAACTACCGTTACTATGTTCTTGATGACCCTGAGGTTTCTGATGCTGAGTATGACGCACTCTTCAGAGAGCTGAAAAAACTTGAGGAAAGGTATCCAGAACTGGTAACTCCTGATTCTCCGACACAGAGAGTTGGCGCTTTGCCGCTTGAAGAATTTCCAAAATTTACCCACTCATCACAGATGTTAAGTCTTGAAGATGCTTTTGAGGAAAAAGATGTTCTTGATTTTGATGAAAGAATAAAAAGATTGCTCAAAACCTCAGATGATATTTCCTATATAGCTGAACCAAAGATTGATGGGCTTGCAGTAAACTTAGTGTATGAAAACGGAACTTTTATATGTGGAGCAACAAGAGGGGATGGGACTACAGGTGAAGATATTACAGCAAACCTTAAAACAGTAAAAGCAATACCTTTAAAGATGATGAAATCAGACAGGAGTTTTCCCCAGAGGATTGAAATACGTGGAGAGGTTTATATGTCGCTTAAGGAATTTTCAAATCTTAATAAGCTGAGGGAGAAAAAAAGAGAACCTCTTTTTGCAAATCCCCGAAATGCTGCTGCTGGTTCAGCAAGGCAGCTTGATTCAAAAATAATAGCAGAAAGAAACCTGAATGTATTTTTTTATGGAGTGGGAGAAAAGAGGGGAGTTGATTTCAAGACACAATGGGAAATTCTTGAGACTCTTAAGAAATGGGGATTCAGGATTAATCCTGAAGTTAAAAGATGCAAGCCAATTGATGAGGTATTCAGGTTTTATGAGAGAATAAAAGAAAAGAGGGAAAAGCTTGGTTATGAGATTGATGGCATAGTAATCAAAGTTGACAGCCTTGAGTTTCAGGAGCGGTTAGGAGTCAGAACAAGAAGTCCAAGATGGGCACTGGCATTCAAGTATGAACCACAGCAGGCTGCAACACAGATTGAGGAAATCAGGGTTCAGGTTGGAAGAACCGGGGCATTGACCCCTGTTGCAATTTTAAAACCTGTAAGGGTTGGCGGGGTTGAGGTAAGCAGGGCAACACTGCACAATATGGATGAGATAGAGAGAAAGGATGTGAGAGAGGGTGATACTGTAATTATCCAGAGGGCAGGAGATGTGATTCCAGAAGTTCTGAAACCTCTTGTTGAAAAAAGGAACGGCAGGGAGAAAAAATTTAAAATGCCAGATAAATGTCCTGTGTGCAGTTCAACAGTTGTAAAGGACGGAGCAGTTCACCGATGCACAGGAATATCCTGCTCTGCACAGATTAAGGAATTAATCAGGCATTTTGCATCAAGGGGTGCAATGGATATTGAAGGGCTTGGAGAAAAACTTGTTGACCAGCTTGTTGAAAAAGGGCTTGTTAAGAATATTGCTGATATTTACTCATTAAGAAAAGAGGAGCTTGCAGGGCTTGAGAGGATGGCAGAAAAGTCTGCTCAGAATATAGTTGATGCCATAGAGAGGAGCAAAGGAATTAGTTTTGAGAGATTCCTCTATGCCATGGGGATAAGGCTTGTCGGGGAGTTTGTCTCAAAACTTTTGGCAAGGAATTTTAAAAATATTGATGAACTGAAGAATACTACTGAAGAAGAACTCCTGAAGATTGAAGGGATAGGTCCAGAGGTTGCAGCAAGTGTGATAAACTTTTTTCAGCAGAAAGGGAACCTTGAAGTAATAAGGAAGATTTTAGACAAAGGTGTTAGGATAGAAGAAGTTACGAAGAGGGCGGGGGTGAGAGAGGGAGTATCAGGGAAAAATTTTGTTTTTACCGGCACGCTTAATAGCATAAAAAGAGATGAAGCAGAAAGAAAAGTTGAAGAGCTTGGCGGAAAGGCTTCTTCTTCTGTGAGCAGGAATACAGATTGTGTGGTTGCGGGTGAAGAGCCTGGGTCAAAAGTAAAAAAGGCAGAAGAGTTGGGAGTTAGGATAATTTCTGAGGAGGAGTTTTTAAAGTTAATCGGGCGTTAA